In Streptomyces durocortorensis, a genomic segment contains:
- the pyrE gene encoding orotate phosphoribosyltransferase: MTDVRAELLQQIKDKAVVHGKVTLSSGLEADWYIDLRRVTLDGTAAPLAGQVMLDATAELDYDCVGGLTLGADPVATSMLHASAARGKSLDAFVVRKAQKAHGMQRRIEGTDVKGRRCLVVEDTSTTGGSPLTAVEAVREAGGEVVAVAVIVERGAAPAIAEAGLPYVHVYSVADLGLA, from the coding sequence ATGACTGACGTACGCGCTGAGCTGCTCCAGCAGATCAAGGACAAGGCCGTGGTGCACGGCAAGGTGACCCTCTCCTCGGGTCTGGAAGCCGACTGGTACATCGACCTGCGCCGGGTCACGCTGGACGGCACCGCCGCGCCGCTGGCCGGGCAGGTCATGCTCGACGCCACCGCCGAGCTGGACTACGACTGCGTCGGCGGGCTGACGCTCGGCGCCGACCCGGTCGCCACCTCGATGCTGCACGCCTCCGCCGCGCGCGGTAAGAGCCTGGACGCGTTCGTCGTCCGCAAGGCGCAGAAGGCGCACGGGATGCAGCGCCGGATCGAGGGCACCGACGTCAAGGGCCGCCGCTGCCTGGTCGTCGAGGACACCTCGACCACGGGTGGCTCGCCGCTGACCGCCGTCGAGGCGGTGCGCGAGGCGGGCGGCGAGGTCGTGGCCGTGGCCGTGATCGTCGAGCGCGGGGCCGCCCCGGCGATCGCCGAGGCCGGTCTGCCGTACGTCCACGTCTACTCGGTGGCGGACCTGGGCCTCGCCTGA
- a CDS encoding polyamine aminopropyltransferase encodes MIDQQVSLRGGAARLPVRPRTGRFLVLAAVFICAACGLVYELELVALASYLIGDSVTQASVVLSVMVFAMGIGSLLAKRLRCHAAVGFGLIEAALALIGGSSALVLYASFAWLGESRHALVGFSLAIGVLIGAEIPLLMTLIQRVDRQDAGGAVADLFAADYVGALVGGLAFPFLLLPMLGQLTGALFTGVVNAAAGGALILWVFRRDLSSRCRWLLVLVNVSVIAVLGTATVLVDDFERAARRAVYGDQVRVAVQTGVQELVLTGADRDSLDLYLDGRLRVSARDEYRYHEALVHPAMNGPRARVLILGGGDGLAAREVLRYPDVRSVTVVELDPAVTRLARTDPALSGLNGHAYRDPRLTAVAADAFTWLRADRARYDVVISDLPDPGITASTKLYSAEFYGLIAQALAPDGRFAVHAGPMGGRPETYWTVEASVRAAGLTTRPYRITGRYAGFAASPDRVGGEGHGPEDWGFVLAGPGEVPQLALAAGGPALRSLGSRELREGARAADAARLPGRTPSTLVHPRYWEDV; translated from the coding sequence ATGATCGACCAGCAGGTGTCGCTACGAGGGGGCGCGGCGCGGCTTCCCGTGCGGCCGAGGACCGGCCGGTTCCTGGTGCTGGCCGCTGTCTTCATCTGTGCCGCCTGCGGTCTCGTCTACGAGCTCGAACTGGTCGCCCTGGCCTCGTATCTGATCGGTGATTCGGTCACCCAGGCCTCCGTCGTGCTCTCCGTGATGGTGTTCGCGATGGGCATCGGCTCACTCCTCGCGAAACGTTTGCGCTGCCACGCCGCGGTCGGGTTCGGGCTGATCGAGGCGGCCCTCGCCCTGATCGGCGGCTCCTCGGCGCTGGTCCTGTACGCCTCCTTCGCCTGGCTCGGCGAGTCGCGGCACGCCCTGGTCGGGTTCTCCCTGGCGATCGGTGTGCTGATCGGTGCCGAGATCCCGCTGCTGATGACGCTGATCCAGCGCGTGGACCGGCAGGACGCGGGCGGGGCCGTCGCCGACCTCTTCGCCGCCGACTATGTGGGCGCGCTCGTCGGAGGGCTCGCGTTCCCCTTCCTCCTGCTGCCGATGCTGGGGCAGCTGACCGGTGCCCTGTTCACCGGCGTGGTGAACGCGGCGGCGGGCGGCGCGCTGATCCTGTGGGTGTTCCGGCGCGACCTCAGCTCCCGCTGCCGGTGGCTCCTCGTCCTGGTCAATGTCTCGGTGATCGCGGTCCTGGGCACCGCCACGGTGCTCGTCGACGACTTCGAGCGGGCGGCGCGGCGCGCGGTCTACGGGGACCAGGTGCGGGTCGCCGTGCAGACGGGGGTGCAGGAGCTCGTCCTGACCGGCGCGGACCGCGATTCCCTCGACCTCTATCTCGACGGCCGCCTGCGGGTCAGCGCCCGTGACGAGTACCGCTACCACGAGGCCCTGGTCCACCCCGCGATGAACGGGCCCCGTGCCCGCGTCCTCATCCTCGGCGGCGGCGACGGGCTGGCCGCCCGCGAGGTCCTGCGCTACCCGGACGTCCGCTCGGTCACCGTCGTCGAGCTGGACCCCGCCGTCACCCGACTGGCCCGCACGGACCCCGCGCTCTCCGGCCTCAACGGCCACGCCTACCGCGACCCGCGCCTCACCGCCGTCGCGGCGGACGCCTTCACCTGGCTGCGGGCCGACCGCGCGCGCTACGACGTGGTGATCTCCGACCTGCCGGACCCGGGCATCACCGCCAGTACGAAGCTCTACTCCGCGGAGTTCTACGGGCTGATCGCCCAGGCCCTCGCCCCGGACGGGCGGTTCGCGGTGCACGCCGGGCCGATGGGGGGCCGCCCGGAGACCTACTGGACGGTGGAGGCCTCCGTCCGCGCGGCCGGCCTCACGACCCGCCCGTACCGCATCACCGGCCGGTACGCCGGCTTCGCCGCGAGCCCGGACCGGGTCGGGGGCGAGGGCCACGGCCCGGAGGACTGGGGCTTCGTCCTCGCGGGGCCGGGCGAGGTGCCGCAGCTCGCGCTGGCCGCCGGGGGGCCCGCGCTGCGGTCGCTGGGGAGCCGGGAGCTGCGGGAGGGCGCGCGGGCCGCGGACGCCGCACGGCTGCCGGGGCGGACCCCGTCGACACTGGTCCACCCGAGGTACTGGGAGGACGTGTGA
- a CDS encoding DUF3151 domain-containing protein — protein MSIHENLLGGPAPTHLPDDPEPRELLAAGTPPAEVAAKYPTSSLAWAQLADEAFEGGRVVESYAYARTGYHRGLDALRRAGWKGHGPVPFEHEPNRGFLRALHALARAAGSIGETAEHERCSTFLRDSSPTAADILS, from the coding sequence ATGTCCATCCACGAGAACCTGCTCGGGGGCCCTGCCCCGACCCACCTCCCCGACGACCCGGAGCCGCGCGAGCTGCTCGCCGCGGGCACCCCGCCCGCCGAGGTCGCCGCGAAGTACCCCACATCCTCGCTCGCCTGGGCGCAGCTCGCCGACGAGGCGTTCGAGGGCGGCCGGGTCGTCGAGTCGTACGCGTACGCCCGTACCGGCTACCACCGCGGCCTCGACGCCCTGCGCCGGGCCGGCTGGAAGGGCCACGGCCCCGTACCGTTCGAGCACGAGCCGAACCGCGGCTTCCTGCGCGCCCTGCACGCCCTGGCGCGGGCCGCCGGGTCGATCGGCGAGACCGCGGAGCACGAGCGCTGCTCGACGTTCCTGCGGGACTCCTCGCCGACCGCCGCCGACATCCTGAGCTGA
- a CDS encoding DHA2 family efflux MFS transporter permease subunit, translating to MAAAASEPGETSGEIRVASPAGRWVVLTTVLGSGMAMLDSTVINVALPRIGADLGTDLAALQWTVNAYMLTLAGLILLGGALGDRYGRRRVFVVGVVWFAVASLLCGIAPNAGVLIAARALQGVGGALLTPGSLALIQASFHPDDRARAVGLWSGFGGVGAAVGPFVGGWLVDGPGWRWVFLLNLPLAAICVPVALRHVPESRDPASHGRFDVLGAVLGALALAGVTYALIEAPERGASPLVIGSAVGGVLLGAAFVRVERKRADPMLPPSIFRSRLFTSVNLVTFCVYAALGGFFFLSAIQLQVVAGYSALGAGTALLPTTVLMLLFSASAGELGRRIGPRIPLTVGPLLAAAGMLLMLRVGPGSASFGSYVGEVLPAVLVLGTGLVVVVAPLTATVLAAVDTGRAGLASGINNAAARAAGLIAVAALPLLAGMGPEAYRDAGEFAATFRRAMPMCAGLLVAGAVIAWWTVRAPAAAAARGERPECAVHCGVAAPPLEPEQPSPRQPGRGPAGT from the coding sequence ATGGCTGCTGCTGCCTCCGAGCCCGGGGAGACGTCCGGGGAGATCCGTGTCGCCTCGCCGGCCGGGCGGTGGGTCGTGCTGACCACCGTGCTCGGGTCCGGCATGGCGATGCTGGACTCCACGGTCATCAACGTGGCCCTGCCCCGCATCGGCGCCGACCTCGGCACCGATCTGGCCGCGCTCCAGTGGACCGTCAACGCGTACATGCTCACGCTCGCCGGGCTGATCCTGCTCGGCGGGGCGCTCGGGGACCGGTACGGGCGGCGGCGGGTGTTCGTGGTGGGGGTGGTGTGGTTCGCGGTGGCCTCGTTGCTCTGCGGGATCGCGCCGAACGCGGGGGTGCTGATCGCCGCCCGGGCCCTGCAAGGGGTGGGTGGGGCGCTGCTCACGCCGGGGTCCCTGGCGCTCATCCAGGCGAGCTTCCATCCCGACGACCGGGCCCGGGCCGTGGGGCTGTGGTCCGGGTTCGGCGGGGTCGGGGCGGCCGTGGGGCCGTTCGTGGGCGGGTGGCTCGTCGACGGGCCCGGGTGGCGGTGGGTGTTCCTGCTGAACCTGCCGCTCGCCGCGATCTGTGTGCCCGTCGCCCTCCGGCACGTGCCGGAGTCGCGCGATCCGGCGTCGCACGGCCGGTTCGACGTGCTGGGGGCCGTGCTCGGGGCGCTCGCGCTGGCCGGGGTGACGTACGCGCTGATCGAGGCGCCGGAGCGGGGCGCGTCCCCGCTCGTGATCGGGTCGGCCGTCGGCGGGGTGCTGCTGGGGGCCGCGTTCGTGCGGGTGGAGCGGAAGCGGGCCGATCCCATGCTGCCGCCGTCGATCTTCCGCTCCCGGCTGTTCACCTCGGTCAACCTGGTGACCTTCTGCGTCTACGCGGCCCTCGGCGGCTTCTTCTTCCTCTCCGCGATCCAGCTCCAGGTGGTCGCCGGGTACTCGGCGCTCGGCGCGGGCACCGCCCTGCTGCCCACCACCGTGCTGATGCTGCTCTTCTCCGCCTCGGCCGGTGAGCTGGGGCGGCGGATCGGGCCGCGCATCCCGCTCACGGTTGGCCCGCTGCTCGCCGCCGCCGGGATGCTCCTGATGCTGCGGGTGGGGCCGGGCAGCGCATCCTTCGGCTCGTACGTCGGCGAGGTGCTGCCCGCCGTCCTCGTGCTCGGCACCGGGCTCGTCGTGGTCGTCGCGCCGCTCACCGCGACCGTCCTGGCCGCCGTGGACACCGGGCGGGCCGGGCTGGCCAGCGGCATCAACAACGCCGCCGCACGGGCCGCCGGGCTGATCGCGGTGGCCGCCCTGCCGCTGCTCGCCGGGATGGGGCCGGAGGCGTACCGGGACGCGGGCGAGTTCGCCGCGACCTTCCGGCGGGCGATGCCGATGTGCGCCGGGCTGCTGGTCGCGGGCGCGGTCATCGCCTGGTGGACGGTCCGCGCCCCGGCGGCCGCCGCCGCCCGGGGCGAGCGGCCCGAGTGCGCGGTGCACTGCGGGGTCGCCGCCCCGCCCCTGGAACCGGAGCAGCCCTCCCCGCGACAACCGGGGCGCGGTCCCGCCGGGACGTGA
- the fbaA gene encoding class II fructose-bisphosphate aldolase, with protein sequence MPIATPEAYAEMLDRAKAGKFAYPAINVTSSQTLHAALRGFAEAESDGIVQISTGGAEFLGGQHNKDMVTGAVALAEFAHIVAAKYDVTIALHTDHCPKDKLDGYVRPLLDVSAERVAKGLNPLFQSHMWDGSAETLADNLAIGQELLAKAAAAKIILEVEITPTGGEEDGVTHEINDELYTTVDDALRTAEALGLGEKGRYLLAASFGNVHGVYKPGNVVLRPELLKDLQSGVAAKYGQAAGSQPFDFVFHGGSGSTAEEILTALENGVVKMNLDTDTQYAFTRPVVDHMFRNYDGVLKVDGEVGNKKTYDPRTWGKAAEAGMAKRVTEACANLRSTGTKLK encoded by the coding sequence ATGCCCATCGCAACCCCCGAGGCGTACGCCGAGATGCTCGACCGGGCAAAGGCGGGCAAGTTCGCCTACCCGGCCATCAACGTGACCTCGTCCCAGACCCTGCACGCCGCCCTGCGCGGCTTCGCGGAGGCCGAGAGCGACGGCATCGTCCAGATCTCCACCGGCGGTGCGGAGTTCCTGGGCGGCCAGCACAACAAGGACATGGTCACGGGCGCGGTCGCCCTGGCGGAGTTCGCACACATCGTCGCCGCGAAGTACGACGTCACCATCGCGCTGCACACCGACCACTGCCCCAAGGACAAGCTGGACGGTTACGTACGTCCGCTGCTCGACGTCTCCGCGGAGCGTGTCGCCAAGGGTCTCAACCCGCTGTTCCAGTCCCACATGTGGGACGGTTCGGCCGAGACCCTCGCCGACAACCTGGCCATCGGCCAGGAGCTGCTGGCCAAGGCCGCCGCCGCCAAGATCATCCTTGAGGTCGAGATCACCCCGACCGGCGGTGAGGAGGACGGCGTCACGCACGAGATCAACGACGAGCTGTACACGACCGTCGACGACGCGCTGCGCACCGCCGAGGCGCTCGGCCTGGGCGAGAAGGGCCGCTACCTGCTGGCCGCCTCCTTCGGCAACGTCCACGGCGTCTACAAGCCCGGCAACGTCGTGCTCCGCCCCGAGCTGCTGAAGGACCTTCAGTCGGGCGTCGCCGCCAAGTACGGCCAGGCCGCCGGAAGCCAGCCCTTCGACTTCGTCTTCCACGGCGGCTCCGGCTCCACCGCGGAGGAGATCCTCACCGCGCTGGAGAACGGCGTCGTGAAGATGAACCTCGACACCGACACCCAGTACGCCTTCACCCGCCCGGTCGTGGACCACATGTTCCGCAACTACGACGGTGTCCTGAAGGTCGACGGCGAGGTCGGCAACAAGAAGACCTACGACCCGCGCACCTGGGGCAAGGCGGCCGAGGCCGGTATGGCCAAGCGCGTCACCGAGGCCTGTGCGAACCTGCGCTCCACCGGTACGAAGCTGAAGTAA
- a CDS encoding MalY/PatB family protein has protein sequence MAALYDFDTAVDRRGTWCVQWDGVADRFGADGLLPFTISDMDFATAPEVLDALRARLEHGVFGYTTWQQDDFRSAIAHWYATRYGTDIDTGQLVYGPSVLSQLSQLLQMWTEEGEGVVVHTPAYDGFRKAITGLGRELRGVPVGDEEALERELARADAKVLVLCSPHNPTGRVWTAGELARTAALAQRYGVAVISDEIHADFVHEGQVHVPWPRVVGEGGGAGRWAVVTSASKSFNFPALTGSYGLVGDPGDRAEFLRRMETAEGLASPAVLSLTAHIAAYREGGAWLDAVREYVAGNLAYVAERLGAALPELGWVPPQAGYLAWIDLRPLGVDEDALQRVLVEREKVAVMRGSVYGAPGFVRLNVGCPREKVVLGVEALVRAVRSTESSPSAG, from the coding sequence GTGGCCGCGCTCTATGACTTCGACACCGCCGTCGACCGCCGGGGCACGTGGTGCGTCCAGTGGGACGGGGTCGCCGACCGGTTCGGGGCCGACGGCCTGCTGCCGTTCACCATCTCCGACATGGACTTCGCCACCGCCCCCGAAGTGCTGGACGCGCTCCGGGCCCGGCTGGAGCACGGGGTGTTCGGCTACACCACCTGGCAGCAGGACGACTTCCGCTCCGCGATAGCCCACTGGTACGCCACCCGGTACGGCACCGACATCGACACCGGGCAGCTCGTCTATGGCCCGTCCGTGCTCAGCCAGCTCTCCCAGCTGCTCCAGATGTGGACGGAGGAGGGGGAGGGCGTCGTCGTCCACACCCCCGCCTACGACGGTTTCCGCAAGGCGATCACCGGGCTCGGGCGGGAGCTGCGCGGGGTGCCGGTGGGGGACGAGGAGGCGCTGGAGCGGGAGCTGGCCCGGGCGGACGCCAAGGTCCTGGTGCTGTGCTCGCCCCACAACCCGACGGGCCGGGTGTGGACGGCCGGAGAGCTGGCCCGGACGGCGGCGCTCGCGCAGCGGTACGGGGTCGCGGTGATCAGCGACGAGATCCACGCGGACTTCGTGCACGAGGGGCAGGTCCATGTGCCGTGGCCGCGGGTGGTGGGCGAGGGCGGGGGCGCGGGCCGCTGGGCGGTCGTCACCTCCGCGTCCAAGTCCTTCAACTTTCCCGCGCTGACCGGTTCGTACGGGCTTGTCGGCGATCCGGGGGACCGGGCGGAGTTCCTGCGGCGGATGGAGACGGCGGAGGGGCTGGCCTCCCCGGCCGTGCTGTCGCTGACCGCGCACATCGCGGCGTACCGGGAGGGCGGGGCGTGGCTGGACGCGGTACGGGAGTACGTGGCGGGGAACCTGGCGTACGTCGCGGAGCGGTTGGGCGCCGCACTGCCCGAGCTGGGGTGGGTGCCGCCGCAGGCCGGGTATCTGGCGTGGATCGACCTGCGGCCGCTGGGGGTGGACGAGGACGCGTTGCAGCGGGTGCTGGTGGAGCGGGAGAAGGTGGCGGTGATGAGGGGCTCCGTCTACGGGGCGCCCGGGTTCGTCCGGCTGAACGTGGGGTGCCCTCGGGAGAAGGTGGTGCTGGGAGTGGAGGCGTTGGTGCGGGCGGTGAGGAGCACGGAGTCGAGCCCTTCCGCCGGTTGA
- a CDS encoding pyridoxal phosphate-dependent aminotransferase — MTQGRPTQGNPAAGRPLLNRRLAAFGTTIFAEMSALALRTGSINLGQGFPDTDGPEEIREAAVRALRAGHGNQYPPGPGIPELRNAVAAHQERFYGLTWSPETEVLVTTGATEAIAASLLALLEPGDEVIAFEPYYDSYAACIAMAGAQRVPLTLRAPDFRPDLDELRSLITPRTRLLLLNTPHNPTGMVLTPDELAGIAALAVEHDLLVVTDEVYEHLVFEGAHHPIAALPGMRERTVSISSSGKTFSYTGWKIGWVTGDAPLVTAVRSAKQYLTFVSGGPFQYAIAEALALPDTFFADFRADMRRRRDLLAKGLRSAGFRVYEPEGTYFITTDIAPFGDEDAYAFCRALPERCGVAAVPNSVFYDDPEAGRSQVRFTFCKRDDVLEEAVERLGRLG; from the coding sequence ATGACACAGGGACGACCGACCCAGGGAAACCCCGCAGCGGGGCGGCCGCTGCTCAACCGCCGCCTCGCCGCGTTCGGCACGACGATCTTCGCCGAGATGTCCGCGCTGGCCCTGCGGACCGGCTCCATCAACCTCGGCCAGGGCTTCCCCGACACCGACGGCCCCGAGGAGATCCGGGAGGCGGCGGTCCGGGCGCTGCGCGCCGGGCACGGCAACCAGTACCCGCCGGGCCCCGGCATCCCGGAACTGCGCAACGCCGTCGCCGCCCACCAGGAGCGCTTCTACGGCCTGACCTGGTCCCCGGAGACCGAGGTCCTGGTGACCACCGGCGCCACCGAGGCGATCGCCGCCTCCCTGCTCGCCCTGCTCGAACCGGGCGACGAGGTCATCGCGTTCGAGCCGTACTACGACTCGTACGCCGCGTGCATCGCGATGGCGGGCGCGCAGCGCGTACCGCTCACCCTGCGCGCCCCGGACTTCCGCCCGGACCTCGACGAACTGCGCTCCCTGATCACCCCGCGCACCCGTCTCCTGCTCCTGAACACCCCGCACAACCCGACGGGCATGGTGCTCACGCCCGACGAGCTGGCCGGGATCGCGGCCCTCGCGGTGGAGCACGACCTGCTGGTCGTCACCGACGAGGTCTACGAACACCTGGTCTTCGAGGGCGCGCACCACCCGATCGCCGCCCTGCCCGGGATGCGCGAGCGCACGGTCTCCATTTCGAGCTCGGGCAAGACGTTCTCGTACACCGGCTGGAAGATCGGCTGGGTCACCGGGGACGCGCCGCTGGTGACGGCGGTGCGCTCGGCGAAGCAGTACCTGACGTTCGTCAGCGGGGGCCCGTTCCAGTACGCGATCGCCGAGGCGCTCGCGCTGCCCGACACGTTCTTCGCGGACTTCCGCGCGGACATGCGGCGCAGGCGCGACCTGCTCGCCAAGGGCCTGCGGAGTGCGGGCTTCCGGGTGTACGAGCCGGAGGGGACGTACTTCATCACCACCGACATCGCCCCGTTCGGCGACGAGGACGCGTACGCCTTCTGCCGGGCGCTGCCCGAGCGCTGCGGGGTGGCGGCGGTGCCGAACTCGGTCTTCTACGACGATCCGGAGGCGGGCCGCAGCCAGGTCCGTTTCACCTTCTGCAAGAGGGACGACGTGCTGGAGGAGGCGGTGGAACGGCTGGGACGGCTGGGCTGA
- a CDS encoding SRPBCC domain-containing protein encodes MEHEVHVPVPVPALRRALGDPVRVARCVPGLQQDADASASPLAGRLKLRAGGHTITYRGELRFSGPEGTETAGGERFSVTGDGVEVRGTGAVKLALTIALTEADGGTTLTYSGTASGDGRLVELEEGAALAAAHRLLDRFTQQLVTESLAARAEDGGAAAEGLAGDDEPVGEGAGDAAEPDAEAGSGPVSDAEADTGDGPRSVPDTDADSDSEAEDRADDGSVFDSPVPPPSLDPVAGVEFTVPDEPPAEAAHARRTMIGRSAEEVDHAPPRGRYAPVPSPEAGGASTVLRWAAPAAALALASAVVLGRALRRRRT; translated from the coding sequence ATGGAGCATGAGGTGCACGTTCCGGTTCCCGTCCCGGCCCTGCGGCGCGCGCTGGGCGATCCCGTCCGCGTCGCCCGCTGCGTCCCCGGCCTCCAGCAGGACGCCGACGCCTCGGCATCGCCCCTGGCGGGCCGACTGAAGCTCCGGGCCGGCGGCCACACCATCACCTACCGGGGCGAGCTGAGGTTCTCCGGCCCGGAGGGTACGGAGACGGCGGGCGGTGAGCGGTTCTCGGTCACCGGGGACGGCGTGGAGGTCCGGGGCACCGGTGCGGTGAAGCTCGCCCTGACCATCGCCCTCACGGAGGCGGACGGCGGGACGACCCTCACGTACAGCGGCACGGCGAGCGGGGACGGCCGGCTGGTCGAACTGGAGGAGGGCGCGGCCCTCGCCGCCGCCCACCGGCTCCTGGACCGCTTCACCCAGCAGCTGGTGACGGAGTCGCTGGCGGCGCGGGCCGAGGACGGCGGAGCGGCCGCCGAGGGGCTCGCGGGCGACGACGAGCCCGTGGGGGAGGGTGCCGGGGACGCGGCCGAGCCCGACGCCGAAGCGGGTTCCGGGCCCGTGTCGGACGCCGAAGCCGACACCGGAGACGGGCCCAGGTCTGTGCCCGACACCGACGCCGACAGCGACAGCGAGGCCGAGGACCGGGCCGACGACGGGTCCGTTTTTGACTCGCCCGTGCCGCCGCCCTCGCTCGACCCCGTCGCCGGGGTGGAGTTCACCGTCCCGGACGAGCCGCCCGCCGAGGCCGCGCACGCCCGCCGCACCATGATCGGGCGCAGCGCGGAGGAGGTCGACCACGCGCCCCCGCGCGGTCGCTACGCCCCTGTGCCCTCCCCGGAGGCGGGCGGTGCGAGCACCGTCCTGCGCTGGGCCGCCCCGGCCGCCGCCCTCGCGCTGGCCTCCGCCGTGGTGCTGGGCCGGGCGTTGCGGCGCCGCAGGACGTGA
- a CDS encoding tryptophan 2,3-dioxygenase family protein codes for MSTNHPDPEATGADTPYLDFAGTTPYEDYVQADVLTHLQHLRSDDPGEMVFLVTTQVMELWFTVIVHEWETATRALREDRIPVARDALKRSLRELEALNESWRPLAGLTPAQFNSYRGSLGEGSGFQSAMYRRMEFLLGDKSASMLVPHRGAPRVYAELEKALGEPSLYDETLALLARRGYAIPEAVIGRDLTKRYEPSPEVEAVWAEIYASDDQNDELVRLGELLTDVGELVWRWRNDHLVATRRAMGSKTGTGGSAGVAWLEKRATKNVFPELWTARSHV; via the coding sequence ATGTCGACGAATCACCCCGACCCCGAAGCCACCGGTGCGGACACCCCGTACCTGGACTTCGCGGGAACGACTCCGTACGAGGACTATGTCCAGGCGGATGTCCTGACCCACCTCCAGCACCTCCGCTCGGACGACCCCGGCGAGATGGTCTTCCTGGTCACCACCCAGGTCATGGAGCTGTGGTTCACGGTCATCGTCCACGAGTGGGAGACCGCCACCCGCGCCCTGCGCGAGGACCGCATACCCGTCGCGCGTGACGCCCTGAAGCGTTCGCTGCGCGAGCTGGAGGCGCTGAACGAGTCCTGGCGGCCGCTCGCCGGACTCACCCCCGCCCAGTTCAACTCCTACCGGGGGTCGCTCGGGGAGGGCTCCGGATTCCAGTCCGCGATGTACCGGCGGATGGAGTTCCTGCTCGGCGACAAGTCCGCGTCCATGCTGGTGCCGCACCGGGGTGCGCCCCGCGTGTACGCCGAGCTGGAGAAGGCGCTCGGGGAGCCCAGCCTCTACGACGAGACGCTCGCCCTGCTGGCCCGGCGCGGGTACGCCATCCCCGAGGCCGTCATCGGCCGGGACCTGACCAAGCGCTACGAGCCGTCGCCCGAGGTCGAGGCCGTGTGGGCGGAGATCTACGCCTCCGACGACCAGAACGACGAGCTGGTGCGCCTCGGCGAGCTGCTCACCGACGTCGGCGAGCTCGTCTGGCGATGGCGCAACGACCACCTCGTGGCCACCCGCCGGGCGATGGGCTCCAAGACCGGCACCGGCGGCTCCGCCGGAGTGGCCTGGTTGGAGAAGCGCGCCACGAAGAACGTGTTCCCCGAGCTGTGGACGGCGCGCAGCCATGTCTGA
- a CDS encoding aldose epimerase family protein, producing MSRSEENVRLSVGDAELTVDPVHGCRISSLRIGGAELLRQGERYGCFPMVPWCGRTGNGQFRNGDALHELPLNSPPHAIHGTGRDTSWHTAHTAADEDEGRASFYYDLAEPWPYEGRVTQTFELTEDGLTLGLAVETYGNSFPAQAGWHPWFHRRIGGGRDAELSFDAAWQEERGADHLPTGRRIDPVAGPWDDCFGMPDGVDVKLTWPGQLELTVKSRSEWVVVYDEQDEAVCVEPQSGPPNGLNTAPRLVTPIDPLETTTTWSWVRL from the coding sequence GTGAGCAGGAGCGAAGAGAACGTCAGGCTGAGTGTCGGCGACGCCGAGTTGACCGTCGACCCCGTACACGGCTGCCGCATCAGCAGCCTGCGGATCGGGGGCGCCGAACTGCTGCGCCAGGGCGAGCGGTACGGCTGCTTCCCGATGGTGCCCTGGTGCGGACGTACCGGGAACGGGCAGTTCCGCAACGGCGACGCGCTCCACGAGCTGCCACTGAACTCCCCGCCGCACGCCATCCACGGCACGGGCCGGGACACCTCCTGGCACACCGCGCACACGGCCGCCGACGAGGACGAGGGCCGGGCGTCCTTCTACTACGACCTAGCCGAGCCCTGGCCGTACGAGGGCCGGGTGACGCAGACCTTCGAGCTGACCGAGGACGGGCTGACGCTGGGCCTCGCCGTGGAGACGTACGGCAACTCCTTCCCGGCGCAGGCGGGCTGGCACCCCTGGTTCCACCGCAGAATCGGGGGCGGCAGGGATGCCGAGCTCTCCTTCGACGCCGCCTGGCAGGAGGAACGCGGCGCGGACCATCTGCCCACCGGCCGCCGCATCGACCCCGTCGCGGGGCCGTGGGACGACTGCTTCGGGATGCCCGACGGTGTCGACGTGAAGCTCACCTGGCCGGGGCAGCTGGAGCTGACGGTGAAGAGCCGCAGCGAGTGGGTGGTCGTCTACGACGAGCAGGACGAGGCCGTCTGCGTGGAGCCGCAGTCCGGGCCGCCGAACGGACTGAACACCGCACCCCGGCTGGTCACGCCGATCGACCCGCTGGAGACCACGACGACCTGGAGTTGGGTCCGGCTCTGA
- a CDS encoding DUF2617 family protein: protein MLTTLQTAYSDTRAADLAWTLGREPLPALAVLDLQLDGAELQLRLLGASHQVLLQEDRGVCSETVACMPGSSTPLPLGVAKRLGEWEYEFAARVETLTQGQFAGRAQELLALVSDHPHGLAGTFPGSPYAFTAMLAHRAEGQVRWRTWHAYPQEGQLVVTRTRVGVRIPATAA, encoded by the coding sequence ATGCTCACGACCCTCCAGACGGCCTATTCCGATACCCGCGCCGCCGACCTGGCCTGGACGCTGGGCCGGGAGCCGCTGCCCGCCCTGGCCGTCCTCGACCTCCAGCTCGACGGCGCGGAACTCCAGCTGCGACTGCTCGGCGCCTCCCACCAGGTCCTCCTTCAGGAGGACCGCGGAGTCTGCTCCGAGACCGTCGCCTGTATGCCGGGCAGCAGCACCCCTCTGCCCCTCGGCGTCGCGAAGCGGCTCGGGGAGTGGGAGTACGAATTCGCGGCCCGCGTCGAGACCCTGACCCAGGGCCAGTTCGCGGGGCGCGCACAGGAGCTGCTCGCCCTGGTGAGCGACCACCCGCACGGTCTGGCGGGCACCTTCCCCGGCAGCCCGTACGCCTTCACCGCGATGCTCGCCCACCGCGCCGAGGGTCAGGTGCGGTGGCGTACCTGGCACGCGTACCCGCAGGAGGGGCAGTTGGTGGTGACCCGGACCCGGGTGGGGGTGCGGATTCCCGCGACCGCGGCCTGA